One genomic window of Quercus lobata isolate SW786 chromosome 9, ValleyOak3.0 Primary Assembly, whole genome shotgun sequence includes the following:
- the LOC115960887 gene encoding protein NRT1/ PTR FAMILY 4.2: MSPEREEYVDWRGKNADPRKHGGVRAASFVCVVEVLENLVFLSNASNFVVYFLMSMNYKPAEASNMVTNFMGTSFLLTIFGGFISDSFITRFKTFIFFCSIELLGLILLTVQAHEPHLHPAMGRRPSGSQAAILYAGLYAMATGVGGVKATLPAHGADQLDHSNQRLISAFFNWFFFSLCTGGLISVTLMIWIEENLGWNWSFKISVMVLSVTLFIFTIGFSFYRYKLPGGSPLSRIFKVFASTARNWKLSPIERVNGRSHSKFKILDKALIDNTVTATEVEETKTFLGLLPIFATTILMNCCLAQLMTFTVQQGNIMNRTIHHFKIPTQSLTVFPLIIMLASIPLYEQFVRIFGKEKAKMFQPLRRIGLGLALASGSMAVAAIVEVKRREAAENNVILSVFWLGWQYLLLGVSDMLTLGGMLEFFYSEAPASMRSMSTALSWCSTSMGYFLSSVLVGITNSVSGKYGQPWLGGKSLNQSRLDLFYTLLSILNILNLLAYMYCAKRY; this comes from the exons ATGAGTCCCGAGAGAGAAGAGTATGTGGATTGGAGAGGGAAAAACGCAGATCCCAGAAAGCATGGTGGAGTTAGAGCCGCAAGCTTTGTATGTG TGGTGGAGGTATTGGAGAatttggttttcttatcaaatgCCTCAAACTTTGTTGTATACTTTCTGATGTCTATGAATTACAAACCTGCTGAAGCTTCAAACATGGTGACCAATTTTATGGGAACCTCTTTTCTGCTCACGATATTTGGTGGATTCATTAGTGATTCATTCATCACAAGATTCAaaaccttcatcttcttttgttCAATTGAGTTGCTG GGACTTATCTTGCTGACAGTCCAAGCTCATGAACCACATTTACATCCAGCCATGGGTAGAAGGCCTTCAGGGTCACAAGCAGCCATTCTTTACGCTGGGCTCTATGCTATGGCCACTGGTGTTGGTGGTGTTAAGGCCACCTTGCCTGCTCATGGTGCTGATCAGCTTGACCACAGCAATCAGCGACTCATCTCTGCCTTCTTCAActggtttttcttttccctatGTACTGGTGGCCTCATATCTGTAACTTTGATGATTTGGATTGAAGAGAACCTTGGTTGGAATTGGAGTTTTAAGATATCGGTGATGGTCTTGAGTGTGACCCTCTTCATTTTCACCATTGGTTTCTCATTTTATAGATACAAACTTCCTGGTGGAAGTCCATTATCAAGGATCTTTAAG GTGTTTGCTTCTACAGCTCGAAACTGGAAATTATCACCAATAGAGAGAGTGAATGGACGATCACATAGCAAGTTCaa GATTCTAGATAAAGCATTGATTGACAACACAGTTACTGCAACTGAGGTGGAGGAAACAAAAACCTTTCTTGGCCTGCTTCCCATATTTGCAACCACAATTCTGATGAACTGTTGCCTAGCTCAACTAATGACATTCACAGTGCAACAAGGGAACATCATGAACAGAACAATACACCATTTCAAAATCCCTACTCAATCATTAACAGTATTTCCCCTCATCATCATGCTTGCTTCGATTCCCTTATACGAGCAGTTCGTACGTATTTTTGGCAAAGAGAAGGCTAAAATGTTCCAACCACTTCGGAGGATTGGGTTGGGGCTAGCACTGGCATCAGGGTCCATGGCTGTGGCAGCTATAGTTGAAGTTAAGAGACGTGAGGCTGCTGAGAATAATGTCATATTGTCTGTCTTTTGGCTTGGGTGGCAATACCTTTTGCTAGGAGTTTCTGACATGTTAACTCTTGGGGGAATGCTTGAGTTTTTCTACTCAGAGGCACCTGCTAGCATGAGAAGCATGTCTACTGCATTGTCATGGTGCTCTACATCAATGGGGTACTTCCTTAGCTCAGTGCTTGTGGGCATAACCAATTCAGTGAGTGGAAAATATGGTCAACCATGGCTTGGGGGAAAAAGTTTGAATCAAAGCCGTTTGGATCTATTTTATACCCTCCTTTCCATTCTTAACATCCTTAATCTTTTGGCCTACATGTACTGTGCCAAGAGGTATTAA